A genomic region of Antennarius striatus isolate MH-2024 chromosome 4, ASM4005453v1, whole genome shotgun sequence contains the following coding sequences:
- the myrf gene encoding myelin regulatory factor isoform X4, which produces MIRTMTPENMCHMTPTPPLPPPHGHYPSMHRDMYLKPEPMISQYPIGPATSGSGDMQQTQMLHQLLQHPQGQDGIPAHQAKKRKHSDSPNSTLNSQILTGIIKQEPGLMQDADNAYLDPNYQCIKWQPHQQSKWTPLYDANCKELPMPTYRVDADKGFNFSLADDAFVCQKKNHFQVTVYIGMLGEPKYIKTNDGLQPIDCFYLKLNGVKVEAVNQSISVEQSQSDRSKRPFKPVLVTLPSEQVTKVTVGRLHFSETTANNMRKKGKPNPDQRYFMLVVALHAQSHSQSYTVAAQASERIIVRVTSGHASNPGQFESDNEVLWQRGQLPDSVYHHGRVGVNTDRPDEALVVHGNLKVMGSLVHPSDIRAKENVQEVDTTDNLKRISQMRLVHYQYKPEFAATVGIENTAETGVIAQEVQQILPEAVKEGGDVVCANGETIPNLLVVNKERIFMENVGAVKELCKLTDNLETRIDELERWSRKLAKLRRLDSMKSTVSGGTVSQSGSYFSRTGSGPLKKKTVKPGSKNSLPDQGCISQRFMQGAILALVIVMAFSVISMSILYVLTLHHRGDVTEKDGSRAALGSSHKSSYTPASTTTSPACCSTTAINNQSTTVLTLNINQSTSDLGSLIPTPSTIIKKAKSRIMEKDGRGRNRLSHTSTPLYFAKSKRPAPTDLDGVESTNRLPGGQQPVSRRQRSLHTRGGNNSPSLSSLHVMETNQDITPQSCTTPERCSHTVSLYGSRNSSISKITLHMMSTNSVWVQQCGATKGRLCPNHKETALHGGQSTPTKGTSHLWSVPVLSFQDITYHFRISLSSEVSCAVEEDASSYSDYHFLIQSDCV; this is translated from the exons ATGATCAGGACCATGACACCAGAGAACATGTGTCACATGACTCCCACGCCACCCCTTCCACCGCCGCATGGACATTATCCCAGCATGCATCGGGACATGTACCTGAAACCTGAGCCCATGATATCGCAGTATCCTATTGGTCCAGCCACAAGTGGAAGTGGAGACATGCAGCAGACGCAGATGCTGCatcagctgctgcagcatcCTCAGGGGCAGGA TGGCATCCCTGCTCACCAGGCCAAGAAGAGGAAGCACTCAGACTCTCCCAACAGCACCCTCAATTCCCAAATCCTCACAGGTATCATCAAACAAGAACCAG GTTTAATGCAGGATGCAGACAATGCCTACCTGGACCCAAATTATCAGTGCATTAAGTGGCAACCCCACCAACAGAGCAAGTGGACACCACTATATGACGCAAACTGCAAAGAACT TCCGATGCCAACCTACCGGGTCGATGCCGACAAGGGTTTCAACTTCTCCTTGGCTGACGATGCCTTCGTTTGCCAGAAAAAGAACCATTTCCAAGTCACTGTGTATATAGGCATGCTCGGCGAACCCAAGTACATCAAGACAAATGATGGTCTGCAGCCTATCGACTGCTTTTACCTTAAACTTAATGGAGTCAAG gtgGAGGCCGTGAATCAGTCTATAAGTGTGGAGCAGTCACAGTCGGACCGTAGCAAGAGACCCTTTAAGCCTGTGCT GGTCACACTTCCTTCAGAGCAGGTCACAAAGGTCACGGTGGGGCGACTCCACTTTAGTGAGACCACAGCAAATAACATGAGGAAGAAGGGTAAACCCAACCCTGACCAGAG GTATTTCATGCTGGTGGTGGCGCTGCACGCTCAGTCCCACAGTCAGAGCTACACTGTGGCTGCTCAAGCGTCGGAGAGGATCATCGTCAGGGTAACGTCTGGCCAT GCATCCAATCCGGGACAGTTTGAAAGCGACAACGAGGTGCTGTGGCAGCGTGGACAGCTGCCAGACTCGGTGTACCACCATGGTAGAGTCGGCGTCAACACGGATCGACCTGACGAGGCTCTCGTGGTCCACGGCAATCTGAAGGTCATGGGCTCCTTGGTGCACCCATCTGACATCAGGGCCAAAGAAAATGTCCAAGAG gtcgACACCACAGACAATTTGAAACGGATTTCTCAGATGAGGCTGGTCCATTATCAGTACAAGCCTGAGTTTGCTGCCACTGTGGGCATAGAGAACACCGCAGAAACTG GAGTGATCGCTCAGGAGGTTCAGCAAATCTTGCCTGAAGCGGTGAAGGAGGGGGGTGACGTGGTGTGTGCCAATGGAGAAACTATTCCCAACTTGTTAGTTGTCAACAAG GAACGTATCTTCATGGAGAATGTGGGAGCAGTGAAGGAATTATGTAAGCTGACGGACAACCTGGAGACTCGTATAGATGAACTGGAGCGCTGGAGCCGCAAACTGGCCAAGCTCCGTCGCCTCGACAGCATGAAGAGCACCGTGAGCGGAGGCACGGTCAG CCAATCAGGAAGTTATTTtagcagaacaggaagtgggccACTCAAGAAAAAGACAGTGAAACCTGGGAGCAAG AATTCGCTCCCGGATCAAGGCTGCATCAGCCAGAGGTTCATGCAGGGAGCTATCCTGGCCCTGGTCATTGTCATGGCCTTCAG TGTCATTTCCATGTCCATCCTTTACGTGCTGACTCTTCACCACAGAGGAGACGTCACGGAGAAAGATGG GTCCAGAGCTGCCCTGGGATCCTCACATAAGAGTTCATATACTCCAGCATCCACCACCACATCACCAG CTTGCTGTTCAACTACTGCCATTAACAACCAATCAACCACAGTTCTGACACTGAATATCAACCAATCCACATCAG ATTTAGGCAGCTTGATTCCCACTCCGAGCACTATTATTAAGAAGGCCAAGTCCAGAATAATGGAAAAGGACGGTCGTGGTAGAAACCGTCTGAGTCACACCTCAACTCCTTTATACTTTGCCAAGTCCAAACGGCCAGCACCGACAGACTTGGATGGAGTGGAATCCACCAACCGTCTGCCTGGGGGTCAGCAGCCAGTGTCACGTAGACAACGCAGCCTACACACAAGGG GAGGAAATAATTCTCCCTCTCTATCTAGTCTTCATGTGATGGAGACAAACCAAGACATCACACCACAGAGTTGCACCACACCAGAGAGATGCAG TCACACAGTATCACTCTATGGAAGCAGAAATTCCTCCATCTCAAAAATCACTTTGCACATGAT GTCCACAAACAGTGTGTGGGTTCAGCAGTGTGGAGCCACCAAGGGACGTTTATGTCCAAACCACAAAGAGACTGCACTCCATGGTGGACAAAGTACGCCAACAAAG GGGACCAGCCACCTGTGGTCAGTCCCTGTGCTGTCTTTCCAGGACATCACCTATCACTTCCGTATCTCCCTATCT AGTGAAGTGAGCTGTGCCGTTGAAGAAGACGCCTCATCGTACTCTGACTACCATTTTCTCATTCaaagtgactgtgtgtga